From the genome of Calditrichota bacterium, one region includes:
- a CDS encoding 2-C-methyl-D-erythritol 2,4-cyclodiphosphate synthase, protein MQRVGFGYDVHRLVEGRKLILGGVIVPFERGLEGHSDADVLTHAIGDALLGAAALGDLGKYFPAEDEQFRDISSLILLEKILSLLNEKKWRVVNVDATVVAQRPKLLPFIDKMRKNIAAALKMDFEAVSVKATTTERLGFAGTEQGMAAFAICLIEKFE, encoded by the coding sequence ATGCAGCGCGTAGGTTTCGGATATGATGTGCATCGGCTTGTTGAAGGCAGGAAGCTGATTTTAGGCGGCGTCATTGTTCCGTTCGAGCGCGGTCTGGAAGGACACTCCGACGCGGATGTGTTGACTCATGCTATTGGCGATGCGCTGTTGGGCGCCGCGGCTCTGGGCGATCTGGGGAAATATTTTCCCGCTGAAGATGAGCAATTTCGCGATATTTCCAGCTTGATTTTGTTGGAAAAAATTTTATCTTTGCTGAATGAAAAAAAATGGCGAGTCGTCAATGTCGACGCTACCGTTGTCGCCCAGCGGCCTAAATTGCTGCCTTTCATTGACAAAATGAGGAAAAATATTGCCGCCGCGTTGAAAATGGATTTCGAGGCTGTTTCAGTGAAAGCGACCACTACCGAGCGATTGGGCTTTGCCGGAACCGAGCAGGGAATGGCAGCGTTTGCGATTTGTTTGATTGAAAAATTTGAATGA
- the ispD gene encoding 2-C-methyl-D-erythritol 4-phosphate cytidylyltransferase, whose protein sequence is MAVTVIIAGGGRGTRMASAVAKQFLEIQGKPILFYTLKKFEQSSAIDNIVLTAPADSVGRVRDIVEKFHISKIRAIVAGGNSRQESVGNGLKKVSEETTLVAIHDAVRPFVSERHIRSVVEAARENDAAILAVPVKDTVKIAVEGEIRATPDRRDMWLAQTPQVFSRQLIIRAYRRAAEENFIGTDDASLAERLGVTVRIVEGSYANIKITTPFDLEIAELVLRKNLEAG, encoded by the coding sequence GTGGCAGTCACGGTCATCATTGCCGGCGGCGGAAGAGGAACGCGCATGGCCTCCGCGGTGGCGAAGCAATTTTTGGAAATTCAGGGTAAGCCGATTCTCTTTTACACGCTAAAAAAGTTTGAACAAAGTTCCGCGATTGACAATATTGTACTAACAGCGCCGGCCGATTCCGTTGGTCGGGTGCGCGATATCGTCGAGAAATTTCACATTTCCAAAATCAGAGCGATTGTCGCCGGTGGAAATTCGCGCCAGGAGTCGGTTGGGAACGGTCTGAAAAAAGTGTCAGAGGAAACGACTCTCGTCGCCATTCACGACGCGGTTCGTCCATTTGTGAGCGAGCGGCACATTCGGAGCGTTGTGGAAGCTGCGCGGGAGAACGACGCGGCTATTTTAGCGGTTCCGGTGAAAGATACGGTGAAAATTGCCGTGGAAGGCGAAATCAGAGCCACGCCTGACAGGCGGGACATGTGGCTGGCGCAAACGCCGCAGGTTTTCTCACGACAATTGATCATTCGGGCGTATCGACGCGCTGCGGAGGAAAATTTTATCGGAACGGATGATGCCAGTTTGGCGGAGCGTCTGGGAGTCACTGTTCGCATCGTCGAAGGTAGCTACGCCAACATCAAAATCACCACGCCGTTTGATCTGGAAATTGCCGAATTGGTTTTACGAAAAAACTTAGAGGCGGGCTGA
- the queA gene encoding tRNA preQ1(34) S-adenosylmethionine ribosyltransferase-isomerase QueA codes for MKLSDLKYTLPEDLIAQYPTKKRDQSRMMALDRKTETIERKIFSDIVNYFHKGDCLVVNETKVFPARLMATKDKTDAEVEIFLLRELENDLWEVLVKPARKVRVGNRLTIDHGVYCDVIDNTVSGGRVVRFYYEGNFFDIVEKLGKSPLPPYITRDSEDLDKERYQTVYAKVIGAVAAPTAGLHFTTDILSKLKKKGVKIAPVVLHLGLGSFRPVVVEDLSRHKMDSEYFEITEKSANTINETIKSGKSVFAVGTSSVRVLETVVTTEGLVKPLKGWTDKFIYPPYDFKIVDHIITNFHLPCTTLLMLVVAFAGKDFVFRAYQQAMDEKWRFYSYGDVMLIM; via the coding sequence ATGAAACTATCAGACCTTAAATATACTTTACCGGAAGATTTAATTGCCCAGTATCCTACAAAAAAACGCGATCAGTCGCGGATGATGGCGCTTGATCGCAAGACAGAGACAATTGAACGAAAAATATTCAGCGATATCGTGAATTATTTCCACAAAGGAGATTGCCTCGTCGTGAATGAGACAAAAGTTTTTCCGGCGCGGCTGATGGCGACCAAGGACAAGACGGACGCTGAAGTGGAGATTTTTTTGCTGCGCGAGTTGGAGAACGATCTCTGGGAGGTTTTGGTTAAACCGGCGCGCAAGGTTCGTGTGGGAAACCGGTTGACTATTGATCACGGCGTTTACTGCGACGTCATTGACAATACGGTGTCAGGCGGGAGAGTCGTGAGATTTTATTATGAGGGAAATTTTTTCGATATTGTCGAGAAATTAGGCAAATCGCCGCTGCCGCCTTATATCACAAGAGATTCCGAGGATCTGGATAAAGAACGTTACCAGACGGTTTACGCGAAAGTTATCGGCGCGGTTGCTGCGCCGACAGCGGGGCTTCATTTCACTACCGATATCTTAAGCAAGCTCAAGAAAAAGGGCGTAAAAATTGCGCCGGTGGTGCTTCATTTAGGACTTGGCAGTTTCAGACCCGTCGTAGTGGAAGACTTGAGCCGCCACAAAATGGATTCGGAATATTTTGAAATAACAGAAAAATCGGCAAACACCATTAACGAAACCATCAAGAGCGGAAAATCGGTATTTGCGGTCGGAACGAGCAGCGTGCGCGTATTGGAAACTGTGGTGACTACCGAAGGTCTTGTCAAGCCATTGAAAGGATGGACGGATAAATTTATCTACCCGCCCTACGATTTCAAGATTGTCGATCATATCATCACGAATTTTCATTTGCCGTGCACGACTTTGTTGATGCTGGTGGTGGCGTTCGCCGGGAAAGATTTTGTTTTTCGTGCTTACCAGCAGGCGATGGACGAAAAGTGGCGCTTTTACAGCTATGGCGATGTGATGTTAATTATGTAG
- the ruvB gene encoding Holliday junction branch migration DNA helicase RuvB, translated as MTDKDIKRPTDPDRLEDEFEFDQTVRPTTLDDFIGQEKLKKNLRVFIRAARERGEALDHVLFYGPPGLGKTTLAHIIAAEMQSDVRMTSGPALEKPGDLAGLLTNLGDRDVFFIDEIHRLNHTIEEYLYPALEDFKLDIIIDKGANARTIQLALSHFTLVGATTRAGLLTSPLRARFGVVSRLDFYSPPELSTIVMRSAQILGIHIDGDASLEIARRSRGTPRIANRLLRRLRDFAQVHGDGKINLKVATESLHQLDIDEMGLDEMDKRIITTIIEKFKGGPVGINTLALAVGEESDTLEEVYEPYLVQQGFLNRTPRGRVATETAYEHFGFDYKLFGQGKLF; from the coding sequence ATGACGGATAAAGATATAAAACGACCCACAGATCCCGACCGATTGGAAGATGAGTTTGAATTTGACCAGACGGTCAGACCGACGACATTGGATGATTTCATTGGTCAGGAGAAGTTAAAAAAAAATTTGCGCGTGTTCATTCGCGCCGCACGCGAGCGAGGCGAGGCGCTGGATCATGTGCTGTTTTATGGCCCGCCGGGATTGGGAAAAACTACGTTAGCACACATCATTGCCGCGGAGATGCAATCCGATGTGCGCATGACTTCCGGGCCGGCGCTGGAAAAACCCGGTGATCTTGCCGGGCTACTGACGAATTTAGGTGATCGCGACGTCTTTTTTATTGATGAAATTCATCGTTTGAATCACACAATTGAGGAATATCTTTATCCGGCGCTGGAAGATTTCAAGCTGGATATTATCATTGATAAAGGCGCTAATGCGCGGACGATTCAATTGGCTTTGTCGCATTTCACGCTGGTGGGCGCGACAACGCGGGCCGGACTGTTGACGTCGCCATTGCGCGCCAGATTCGGCGTTGTCAGCAGACTGGATTTTTATTCGCCGCCGGAATTGAGCACGATTGTCATGCGGTCGGCGCAGATTTTGGGCATTCACATCGATGGAGATGCCTCGTTGGAAATCGCGCGTCGCTCTCGCGGAACGCCTCGCATCGCCAATCGTCTATTGCGTCGGTTGCGAGATTTCGCTCAAGTTCACGGCGACGGAAAAATTAACCTGAAAGTCGCTACTGAATCCCTGCATCAATTGGATATTGATGAAATGGGTCTGGATGAAATGGACAAGCGGATTATTACGACAATTATTGAAAAATTTAAAGGCGGGCCCGTGGGAATCAATACGCTGGCTTTGGCGGTCGGAGAGGAAAGCGACACGCTGGAAGAAGTGTACGAGCCCTATTTGGTACAACAGGGCTTTCTCAATCGCACTCCGCGCGGCAGAGTCGCCACGGAAACGGCTTATGAACATTTTGGTTTTGATTATAAATTATTTGGCCAGGGGAAATTGTTTTAA
- the ruvA gene encoding Holliday junction branch migration protein RuvA, which yields MIDFLKGVLAIKQPMRVVVDVRGVGFEVQITLPCYESLGAVGAEVNLITYLHVREDQMQLYGFSSTEERELFLHLISIPGIGPKKAQAILSSVTVNIFRRYIAEEDLAGLTSLSGVGKKTAQRLIIDLKDKVRAPETGKAFRAGAGEAISELEHLIREAEAALLSLGFVRPKARQAIEKTLAVKGAKINLEILIKEALRLL from the coding sequence ATGATTGATTTTCTGAAAGGCGTTCTGGCAATTAAACAACCGATGCGCGTCGTTGTCGATGTGCGCGGCGTGGGTTTTGAGGTGCAAATTACTTTGCCTTGTTACGAAAGTTTGGGCGCTGTGGGCGCAGAAGTGAATCTCATCACCTATTTGCACGTGCGCGAAGATCAAATGCAATTGTACGGATTTAGCTCGACTGAAGAACGCGAGCTTTTTTTACATCTCATTTCCATTCCCGGCATTGGTCCCAAAAAGGCGCAGGCAATTTTGTCCAGCGTTACTGTGAACATTTTTCGGAGATATATCGCTGAAGAAGATTTAGCGGGGCTCACCTCGTTATCCGGCGTGGGCAAGAAAACGGCACAGCGATTGATTATTGATTTGAAAGATAAAGTGAGGGCGCCCGAGACCGGAAAAGCATTTCGGGCTGGCGCCGGTGAAGCGATTTCCGAGTTGGAGCATCTAATACGCGAAGCCGAAGCGGCTTTGCTGTCGTTAGGGTTCGTCCGACCAAAGGCGCGGCAGGCGATAGAGAAGACGCTCGCCGTCAAAGGGGCGAAAATAAATTTGGAAATTCTAATCAAAGAAGCGCTTCGGCTGTTGTGA
- the ruvC gene encoding crossover junction endodeoxyribonuclease RuvC translates to MIIAGIDPGLQNTGLAILKKSGRSVQFVKFQLVRNKRTDSFDARLKMIYDQITDFFRSYRPDVTALEEVFYAKNAQVALKMGHARGVAILAAANQGIPVVEYSPREIKLAVTGNGNASKHQVQQMILRILNIAEAPQTFDITDAMAVAFCHCQRL, encoded by the coding sequence ATGATCATCGCAGGAATTGATCCGGGTCTGCAGAATACCGGGCTGGCAATACTAAAAAAATCGGGTCGTTCCGTGCAGTTTGTTAAGTTTCAACTGGTGCGAAATAAGAGAACCGATTCGTTTGATGCGCGTCTGAAGATGATTTACGATCAGATCACTGACTTTTTTCGGAGCTACCGGCCCGACGTCACGGCGCTGGAAGAAGTTTTTTACGCGAAAAACGCGCAAGTAGCGCTGAAAATGGGACACGCGCGCGGCGTCGCCATTTTGGCGGCGGCAAATCAGGGCATTCCTGTCGTTGAATACTCGCCGCGGGAGATCAAACTGGCGGTCACCGGAAACGGTAATGCCTCCAAGCACCAGGTGCAGCAAATGATTTTGCGAATTTTGAATATTGCAGAAGCGCCGCAGACGTTCGACATCACCGACGCGATGGCGGTGGCTTTTTGCCATTGCCAGCGACTGTGA
- a CDS encoding YebC/PmpR family DNA-binding transcriptional regulator — translation MSGHSKWSTIKRKKAKTDAQRGRIFTKLIKEITVAARMGGGDENTNPTLRSAIAAAKAANMPAANVERAIKKGTGELPGVTYDQIIYEGYGPGGTALMIDALTDNKNRTVAEIRHILSKHNGSMGESGCVAWIFDKKGLIAVKADQVDEEQLMDVVVEAGADDLKREDDLFEIVTQPQAYENVKKALQENNIEIDSSELTMHPKNTVEVNEKEAEQLLKLLDALEDHEDVSHVYSNFDVDPEVMAKLGQE, via the coding sequence ATGTCGGGACATTCCAAATGGAGCACTATAAAGCGCAAAAAAGCGAAAACCGATGCGCAGCGAGGGAGAATATTCACTAAGCTGATTAAGGAAATCACGGTTGCGGCTCGCATGGGCGGCGGTGACGAAAACACGAATCCGACTCTTCGTAGCGCCATTGCGGCGGCAAAAGCGGCAAACATGCCTGCTGCTAATGTCGAACGGGCGATCAAAAAAGGCACTGGCGAACTGCCCGGCGTCACTTACGATCAGATAATTTACGAGGGGTACGGCCCCGGAGGCACGGCGCTGATGATCGACGCGCTGACCGACAACAAAAATCGCACAGTAGCAGAAATTCGCCACATTCTCTCCAAACACAACGGCAGCATGGGCGAGTCCGGCTGCGTGGCGTGGATTTTTGACAAGAAAGGCCTGATTGCAGTAAAAGCCGATCAGGTTGACGAAGAGCAACTAATGGACGTCGTCGTCGAAGCTGGCGCCGATGATCTGAAAAGAGAAGACGATTTGTTCGAGATAGTCACTCAACCGCAAGCCTACGAAAATGTGAAAAAGGCGCTGCAGGAAAATAATATTGAAATCGATTCATCGGAATTGACAATGCACCCGAAAAATACGGTGGAAGTGAACGAGAAAGAAGCCGAACAACTTCTCAAATTACTGGACGCTTTGGAGGATCATGAGGATGTCAGCCATGTCTATTCCAATTTTGACGTCGACCCGGAAGTAATGGCAAAATTGGGACAGGAGTAG
- a CDS encoding SPOR domain-containing protein: protein MMKKALNYPIIFTLLLFLLVGCSSTAKLNGKKSTEKYQERPGVINENFDPMKLDREEIQIQRTKNTATRSDNIDKLLQQSDGGEQATADVVGFRVQICAVSDEQKARAIQQEAILNFIDENIYLKYDAPYYKVRIGDFVTRREAEQLQKLAVARGFNDAWVVRTKIKVNPQKGEPPQQPNQQPPN, encoded by the coding sequence ATGATGAAGAAGGCGCTGAATTATCCTATCATTTTTACTCTTCTGCTTTTTCTGCTGGTCGGATGCAGTAGCACCGCGAAATTGAACGGAAAAAAATCGACTGAGAAATACCAGGAGCGGCCCGGGGTGATCAATGAAAATTTTGATCCGATGAAGCTGGATCGCGAAGAGATTCAAATTCAGAGGACGAAAAATACCGCGACTCGCTCGGACAACATTGACAAATTGCTGCAACAGTCCGATGGCGGCGAACAAGCGACGGCAGATGTCGTAGGTTTTCGCGTACAAATTTGTGCGGTATCCGATGAGCAAAAAGCGCGTGCGATTCAACAGGAAGCAATATTAAATTTTATCGACGAAAATATATACCTCAAATATGACGCGCCGTATTACAAAGTGCGCATCGGCGATTTCGTAACGCGCCGGGAAGCGGAACAACTCCAGAAATTGGCCGTAGCAAGGGGATTCAACGACGCCTGGGTTGTTCGCACAAAAATCAAAGTCAATCCGCAAAAAGGCGAGCCTCCTCAACAGCCCAATCAGCAGCCACCGAATTAA
- a CDS encoding tetratricopeptide repeat protein: MHCLQEFHRLNRAFRCYFSRGVLFSIFIFSSVNGANDKITPSAASPIGITYVKQLKRELKVTEVAILYAEDAIRSVSDSTYLAEMLFHLSELEVRRERLRFEFEMIKYDHRQQLFESRKVKTEPEPPTLSFARAIGINEQILESFPNVPFKQKVLYRNSICYYETGQKDKAKEIFLKLIPQVKSDTVRAELTFRLGECYFDKQDYKKALISYNHILKSWDSPFFAMALYKIGWCHYLTNRIPDAISTFYYLLKDIRLLETMDSEILGKSQLELRDEVLQYIALSFSEFGGTQLLLDFIDKNGTTDYKPHLLYKLGKIFFKRDFYKDALEALNYVKQNFATFEQLPEVYKLIFENYNRLEQSKKAIAARDEFMRACGDASQWSMAHPYSEFRTAYDSTLAEMDYRIASPILQSADSLFALEKFELAMPVYQQFLSVFSKDKRCDHAQFCVAECFFNLRQFAEAEKEYQKLIDKFPNSELFEDAAYNRVICFDEMTAADTPEKSKGLPFPLITACEQFLESVPTSDRTVEIELKLAEIYYQYEVWQESEKWTRSALMSILKTKIGTPYKLNAMNMLAQIKFKRKNYATAAAIFTRLKKEKPDSAQLLQMCDKMIASAQYKIGEKLKSGGWVEKAAQSFELTAIRSADKEIARAAQFEAAVQYEKIGKNLKAAVNFESFYRRFPDHRQATEALYRAASLREKLQQYHLAATDYRRLFRILGNSDKGAAALFNAGLALENAGDWLAMRQIFRDYSLQFPQDENRVLEAMFKMAYASEKQRLAGSARQDYLKVLDKHRQLSAAGLKVNDDFAAEAAFRLAEMDHEYFRGLKLVPPFQFHLKQKQAAFSAMLKKYVNVTRYDMAEWTTASFYQIGLAYEEFCQDILNSPEPGGLTAKQKQAYWTTIENQLVIPLQLEAFKYYQANLNIAMQHSIQNTWTERTREQLMLLRQTLAGKNALPTDEQIKRAGTDVPRRQRKSRRTL, translated from the coding sequence ATGCACTGCTTACAGGAATTTCATCGGCTAAACCGCGCGTTTCGTTGCTATTTTTCACGGGGCGTTTTGTTTTCAATTTTCATTTTTTCTTCGGTTAACGGGGCGAATGATAAAATCACGCCATCAGCGGCGTCGCCCATCGGCATCACCTATGTGAAGCAACTCAAAAGAGAACTCAAAGTCACGGAAGTCGCCATCCTTTACGCGGAAGATGCCATCCGATCGGTATCCGACTCCACTTATCTGGCGGAAATGTTATTTCATTTATCCGAGTTAGAAGTTCGCCGCGAACGGCTGCGCTTCGAATTTGAAATGATCAAATACGATCATCGCCAACAGCTTTTTGAATCGAGGAAAGTGAAAACGGAACCAGAACCGCCGACGCTGTCCTTTGCCAGAGCCATTGGCATCAACGAGCAGATTCTGGAATCGTTCCCCAATGTTCCCTTCAAACAGAAAGTACTCTATCGAAATTCCATCTGTTATTACGAGACCGGCCAAAAAGACAAGGCAAAGGAAATATTTCTGAAATTAATCCCGCAGGTCAAATCGGACACGGTGCGCGCGGAATTGACATTTCGCCTCGGGGAATGTTATTTTGACAAGCAGGATTACAAAAAAGCGCTCATCTCTTACAATCATATTCTAAAATCCTGGGACAGTCCGTTTTTTGCCATGGCGCTGTACAAAATCGGTTGGTGCCACTATCTCACCAACCGCATTCCCGACGCCATCAGCACATTTTATTATCTGCTCAAAGACATCCGCCTGCTGGAAACGATGGACTCAGAGATTCTCGGCAAATCCCAATTAGAATTGCGCGATGAGGTTTTACAATACATCGCGCTGAGTTTCAGCGAATTTGGCGGAACGCAACTGTTGCTCGACTTCATTGACAAAAACGGAACGACCGACTACAAACCGCATCTGTTGTACAAATTGGGCAAGATTTTTTTCAAGCGTGATTTTTACAAGGACGCGCTGGAGGCATTAAATTATGTTAAACAAAATTTTGCAACTTTTGAGCAATTACCTGAAGTTTACAAATTAATTTTTGAAAATTACAATCGACTGGAGCAATCAAAAAAAGCGATTGCTGCTCGGGACGAATTTATGCGCGCTTGCGGCGACGCTAGCCAGTGGAGCATGGCGCATCCCTACAGTGAATTTCGTACGGCGTACGATTCTACGTTAGCGGAAATGGATTATCGGATTGCCTCTCCGATTTTGCAATCAGCCGATAGTCTGTTTGCGCTGGAGAAATTTGAACTCGCCATGCCGGTTTACCAGCAATTTTTGTCCGTCTTTTCCAAAGACAAACGCTGCGATCACGCTCAATTTTGCGTTGCCGAGTGTTTTTTCAATTTGCGCCAGTTTGCAGAAGCTGAAAAAGAATATCAAAAATTAATCGACAAGTTCCCGAATAGCGAATTATTCGAAGACGCCGCCTACAATCGCGTAATCTGTTTCGACGAAATGACAGCCGCCGACACGCCCGAAAAATCCAAAGGTCTCCCCTTTCCGCTCATTACTGCCTGTGAGCAATTTTTGGAGTCTGTTCCTACCTCTGACCGCACGGTTGAAATTGAATTAAAATTGGCAGAGATTTATTATCAGTACGAAGTGTGGCAGGAAAGCGAAAAATGGACTCGTTCGGCGCTGATGTCCATTCTGAAAACAAAAATAGGCACACCCTACAAACTTAATGCAATGAATATGTTAGCACAAATTAAATTTAAGCGAAAAAATTACGCAACCGCGGCGGCGATTTTCACAAGATTGAAAAAAGAAAAACCGGACTCCGCCCAACTGCTGCAAATGTGCGACAAAATGATCGCTTCGGCGCAGTACAAAATCGGGGAAAAATTGAAATCCGGCGGCTGGGTCGAAAAAGCGGCGCAAAGTTTTGAGCTAACCGCCATTCGTTCCGCAGACAAAGAAATTGCGCGTGCCGCTCAGTTCGAAGCTGCGGTGCAATACGAAAAGATCGGCAAAAATCTGAAAGCAGCGGTGAATTTCGAATCTTTCTACCGCCGTTTTCCCGACCATCGACAGGCAACGGAAGCCCTGTACCGCGCCGCCAGTTTGAGAGAAAAATTGCAACAATACCATTTAGCGGCGACCGATTACCGGCGCTTGTTCCGGATTTTGGGCAATAGCGACAAAGGAGCCGCCGCCCTGTTCAATGCCGGATTGGCGCTGGAAAATGCCGGCGACTGGTTAGCAATGCGCCAGATATTCCGGGATTACTCGCTTCAATTTCCGCAGGATGAAAATCGCGTGTTAGAAGCGATGTTCAAAATGGCGTACGCCAGTGAAAAACAGCGCCTTGCGGGCAGCGCGCGGCAGGACTACCTGAAAGTGCTCGACAAACACAGACAGCTTTCCGCAGCAGGACTGAAAGTGAACGATGATTTCGCGGCCGAGGCTGCTTTTCGTCTGGCGGAAATGGATCACGAATATTTTCGCGGACTGAAACTCGTTCCGCCTTTTCAATTTCATCTGAAACAAAAACAGGCGGCATTCTCGGCAATGCTAAAAAAATACGTGAACGTCACGCGCTACGACATGGCGGAATGGACCACGGCGTCGTTCTACCAGATCGGATTGGCGTACGAGGAATTTTGCCAGGACATTCTCAACTCGCCGGAACCGGGCGGATTGACCGCAAAGCAGAAACAGGCATATTGGACCACTATCGAAAACCAATTAGTCATTCCGCTGCAATTGGAGGCGTTCAAATATTACCAGGCAAATCTGAATATCGCCATGCAGCACAGCATCCAAAACACCTGGACTGAACGCACCAGAGAGCAACTGATGCTGTTGAGACAGACTCTGGCGGGTAAAAATGCCCTGCCGACCGACGAGCAAATCAAACGCGCTGGGACAGACGTACCGCGGCGACAGAGGAAAAGCAGGCGGACGTTGTAG
- a CDS encoding AMIN domain-containing protein, with product MMRKLFTTFSIAILFFSAQDVFCQLKLNIVHPKPNSTIIASDTIFVYGNVSPPQAEVFINGIPAEVYHNGAFLVVIPVAVGFSSIHCMAILDADTARVVTEVYVPYYLKTSPEDVLTIDTSYVFPRENWTLRSGDIIKVAVKGTPDCKAQFSIKGIVENLPMTELEPRRRYYWGESIFGQGTNYQMAEVRGIYTGSCIIQPWDWGENLPITFTLQDSSGKIIRTTAPGELSINVSAIPQIVEFKENVIHRLSGTRIGTQLFLFRGVRARATMRRGKRIKILYTDEKTLWIKSSAIDSLPPGSTIPEGIVSDMRTAERDGWASLEINLEQRVPFSVSEYLKPTRLVVHFFNASLSPDSIRMDVNDPLIRNIHWENDSEENLKLVVNINQKRHWGYDPYYRNGKFYLDIKKKPRSGGWFRSPLRDVVICLDPGHSPDLGAISPFGVAEKDINFEYCKALKEKLEKKGARVFLTRGKADGISLQSRVQFAKFINADIFISIHFNGIPDGVNPFPIRGVATYYNQPHSYRLAYLIQNKMLDYTRAPNFGLYYANLFVCRTPQTIAVLAEPGFITHPVEETMIRSKNYRTRVVNAIEKALEQFLKETH from the coding sequence ATGATGAGAAAACTTTTCACAACATTTTCAATTGCAATTTTATTTTTTTCCGCGCAAGACGTTTTTTGTCAACTGAAACTGAACATCGTCCATCCCAAACCGAACAGCACGATCATTGCTTCGGACACAATATTCGTTTACGGGAACGTCAGCCCGCCGCAGGCGGAAGTTTTTATCAATGGCATACCGGCGGAAGTGTACCACAATGGCGCATTCCTGGTTGTCATTCCGGTTGCTGTTGGATTTTCTTCCATTCACTGCATGGCAATTCTGGACGCGGACACTGCCAGGGTCGTGACAGAGGTTTACGTTCCCTACTATTTGAAAACCTCTCCCGAAGACGTACTGACCATCGACACCAGCTACGTGTTCCCGCGCGAAAACTGGACGCTGCGGTCCGGCGACATCATCAAAGTGGCAGTGAAAGGTACGCCCGACTGCAAGGCGCAATTTTCCATCAAGGGCATCGTGGAAAATCTTCCCATGACAGAACTCGAGCCCCGACGGCGCTACTACTGGGGGGAATCGATTTTTGGGCAGGGGACAAATTATCAGATGGCAGAAGTGCGCGGAATCTACACTGGCTCCTGCATCATTCAGCCGTGGGATTGGGGCGAAAATTTGCCGATCACTTTCACGCTGCAGGACAGCTCGGGAAAAATAATTCGAACCACCGCGCCGGGGGAATTGTCAATTAACGTGTCCGCCATTCCGCAGATTGTGGAATTCAAAGAGAACGTCATTCATCGGCTCAGCGGCACGCGCATCGGGACGCAGCTTTTTCTTTTTCGCGGCGTCAGGGCGCGCGCCACTATGCGCCGAGGAAAACGCATAAAAATTCTGTACACCGATGAAAAAACGCTCTGGATCAAAAGCAGCGCCATCGATTCTCTGCCGCCGGGTTCCACAATTCCCGAAGGCATTGTGTCAGATATGCGAACTGCAGAACGCGATGGCTGGGCGAGTCTGGAAATTAATCTCGAACAACGGGTTCCGTTCAGCGTGTCGGAATATCTAAAACCCACGCGACTCGTGGTACATTTTTTCAATGCGAGCCTATCGCCGGATTCCATTCGCATGGACGTGAACGATCCGCTCATCAGAAATATTCACTGGGAAAATGATTCCGAAGAAAATCTGAAACTGGTCGTGAATATCAATCAGAAACGCCATTGGGGTTACGATCCTTATTATCGCAATGGCAAATTTTATCTGGACATCAAGAAGAAACCTCGCAGCGGCGGCTGGTTTCGTTCTCCGCTGCGCGACGTGGTGATTTGTCTGGATCCCGGCCACAGTCCGGATTTGGGGGCAATCAGTCCGTTCGGCGTCGCTGAAAAAGACATTAATTTTGAATACTGCAAGGCGCTCAAAGAAAAATTAGAAAAAAAGGGCGCCCGCGTTTTTCTGACCCGCGGAAAAGCTGACGGCATCTCCCTGCAATCGCGCGTGCAATTTGCTAAATTCATCAACGCCGATATTTTCATCAGCATACACTTTAACGGCATTCCCGACGGCGTGAATCCGTTTCCCATCCGCGGCGTAGCGACTTATTACAATCAGCCGCACAGCTATCGGCTGGCTTACTTGATTCAAAACAAAATGTTGGACTACACTCGAGCGCCGAATTTCGGACTCTACTATGCAAATTTGTTCGTCTGCCGCACGCCGCAGACAATTGCCGTGCTGGCGGAACCAGGATTTATCACCCATCCGGTGGAAGAGACAATGATCAGATCGAAAAATTACCGCACTCGAGTCGTGAATGCAATCGAAAAAGCGCTGGAGCAATTCCTGAAGGAGACGCATTAA